The following proteins are encoded in a genomic region of Atribacterota bacterium:
- a CDS encoding glucose-1-phosphate adenylyltransferase codes for MILAGGEGRRLDILSEKRAKPAVPFGGKYRIIDFCLSNCVHSGIYCIGILTQYNPRSLNDHIRTGKAWDLDRVNGGIFLLQPYVSDDLTDWYRGTAAAIYQNLNFIREKNPELVLILSGDHIYKMDYRVLIEFHRRNGADLTISVIEVSWEEAHRFGILSVDAGGRVFDFEEKPAHPKSNLASMGIYVFNRAILEEEVKEESQRSGSSFDFGKDVIPRMIGTRRVFAFRFQGYWKDVGTLDAYWEANMELLKPNPPIDLHEERWPIYTPLEDRPPVKLGQEAMVENSILGSGTIVNGKVVNSILFNGVYVSEGAEIRDSIVMDDVTIEHKAFLDRVIVDKLVVVGREAFVGYGNDGTPNRKFPQMLQSGLTVIGKNTRIPPQTVIGRNCRIGSDLEGEAFPSTFIPSGESLEQ; via the coding sequence ATGATTCTGGCCGGGGGCGAAGGAAGAAGACTTGATATCCTCTCGGAAAAACGGGCCAAGCCAGCTGTACCCTTTGGGGGAAAATACCGGATTATTGATTTTTGTTTGAGTAATTGCGTTCATTCTGGGATCTACTGCATTGGGATTTTAACCCAGTACAATCCCCGTTCTCTAAACGACCATATTCGTACGGGCAAGGCCTGGGATCTGGATCGGGTGAATGGAGGTATTTTCCTGTTGCAGCCATATGTGAGTGATGATTTGACGGATTGGTATCGGGGTACTGCCGCGGCGATTTATCAGAATCTGAATTTTATTCGGGAGAAAAACCCTGAACTGGTACTCATCCTCTCAGGAGACCACATATATAAAATGGATTACCGAGTGCTCATTGAATTTCATAGGCGAAATGGAGCTGATCTTACCATCTCGGTGATTGAGGTGTCTTGGGAGGAAGCACATCGTTTTGGAATTCTCAGTGTTGACGCTGGGGGAAGGGTCTTTGATTTTGAAGAAAAACCAGCGCATCCTAAGAGCAACCTGGCCAGCATGGGAATTTATGTTTTCAATCGGGCAATTCTTGAGGAAGAAGTCAAAGAAGAATCCCAACGATCAGGAAGTTCTTTTGATTTTGGTAAAGACGTTATTCCCAGGATGATTGGAACGCGCCGGGTTTTTGCCTTTCGTTTCCAGGGTTATTGGAAAGATGTTGGGACTCTGGATGCATACTGGGAAGCGAACATGGAACTTTTAAAGCCCAATCCTCCTATTGATCTTCACGAAGAGAGGTGGCCCATATATACCCCCCTTGAAGATCGTCCCCCAGTGAAGCTGGGGCAGGAAGCGATGGTGGAAAATAGCATCCTGGGCAGTGGAACCATTGTGAACGGAAAGGTGGTCAATTCCATCCTCTTTAACGGAGTTTATGTGAGCGAGGGTGCTGAAATTCGGGATTCTATTGTGATGGATGATGTGACGATTGAACATAAGGCATTTTTGGATCGGGTGATTGTGGATAAACTGGTGGTGGTTGGGAGAGAGGCCTTTGTTGGGTATGGGAACGATGGCACTCCCAATCGAAAGTTTCCACAAATGCTGCAGAGTGGCCTCACGGTGATTGGAAAAAATACCCGTATCCCACCCCAGACCGTCATAGGGCGCAATTGCCGTATTGGTTCGGATCTGGAAGGAGAAGCTTTTCCTTCGACTTTTATTCCCAGTGGAGAGAGCTTAGAACAATAG
- a CDS encoding glycoside hydrolase family 57 protein, producing MNKLYVNIVWHMHQPYYFSEEEGAFVLPWVRTHATKDYLFMGKLLERFPGVRVTFNFVPSLLRQIQLYLEGKEDRIMLLAKKNASLLTEKEKQDILEQFFWVGPPNAYAAFPRYGELKEKSYLGVQGFETQDLLDLQILYQLIWFDPLSLQEESLRVLKERGRNYREEDKEIVWKATRKTFQEIFAQYQKLLQSGQIEISFSPFYHPILPLLIDTEIARSAHPGISLPETRFAFPQDAKMQVRRGKELSESIWGMAMKGMWPSEGSLSEEALGVIAEEQISWVATDEGILSKSLGKELEDELYLPHRYGKVAIFFRDRVISDMIGFEYHRQSTENAVNDFIQRIEGLKRRLFGKEEKPYVLSIVLDGENAWEYYVDNGLPFLSELYRFLSQDSELETVTPSYYLSKHGWLPELKRVLPGSWIFGNFDTWIGHWEKNRAWEELGRMRMRFEALKMHLPRKVREMVEELFYQAEGSDWFWWLGEDHPSPQKSIFWDHFCSLITRIGRLLRDELSFEEEKMWTPET from the coding sequence GTGAACAAGCTCTATGTGAATATCGTTTGGCACATGCATCAGCCTTACTATTTTAGTGAGGAAGAAGGGGCTTTCGTGCTTCCCTGGGTACGAACTCACGCCACCAAGGATTACCTTTTTATGGGTAAACTCTTGGAACGTTTCCCAGGGGTTCGGGTCACTTTTAACTTTGTTCCCTCTTTGCTTCGTCAAATTCAACTTTATCTGGAAGGCAAAGAGGATCGTATCATGCTCTTGGCGAAGAAAAACGCTTCGCTTCTTACCGAAAAGGAGAAGCAAGATATTCTGGAGCAGTTTTTCTGGGTCGGTCCTCCGAACGCTTACGCAGCGTTTCCCCGTTACGGAGAGTTGAAAGAAAAATCATATTTGGGGGTACAGGGTTTCGAAACTCAGGATTTGCTGGATTTACAGATTCTGTACCAATTAATCTGGTTTGATCCACTTTCTCTCCAGGAGGAAAGTCTTCGAGTTCTGAAAGAGAGGGGTCGGAATTATCGGGAAGAGGATAAAGAGATTGTGTGGAAGGCAACACGGAAGACTTTTCAGGAAATCTTTGCTCAGTACCAAAAACTTCTTCAATCTGGACAGATTGAAATCTCTTTTTCGCCTTTTTATCATCCTATTCTTCCTTTGCTTATCGATACCGAGATTGCTCGTTCCGCCCACCCCGGGATTTCTCTTCCAGAGACTCGTTTTGCCTTTCCTCAGGATGCTAAGATGCAGGTGCGCAGAGGGAAAGAACTTTCTGAATCGATCTGGGGAATGGCGATGAAGGGAATGTGGCCTTCCGAGGGCTCGCTGAGTGAGGAAGCCCTTGGGGTGATTGCTGAAGAGCAGATTTCCTGGGTGGCAACCGATGAGGGGATTCTCAGTAAGTCTTTAGGAAAAGAACTGGAGGATGAACTCTATTTGCCTCATCGTTATGGAAAGGTGGCTATTTTTTTCCGTGATCGGGTCATCTCTGATATGATTGGTTTTGAGTACCATCGTCAATCGACCGAAAACGCGGTTAACGATTTCATCCAAAGGATTGAAGGACTCAAGCGAAGACTTTTTGGGAAAGAAGAAAAGCCCTATGTGCTCAGCATTGTCCTTGACGGAGAGAATGCCTGGGAGTATTATGTAGACAATGGATTACCGTTTCTTTCCGAATTGTATCGGTTTTTGTCTCAGGATTCTGAGCTGGAGACTGTGACGCCTTCTTATTATCTTTCAAAGCATGGATGGTTGCCTGAGTTGAAGCGTGTCTTGCCGGGTTCCTGGATTTTTGGTAATTTTGATACCTGGATCGGTCACTGGGAGAAAAACCGAGCCTGGGAAGAGCTGGGTAGAATGCGCATGCGATTTGAGGCTTTGAAGATGCATTTGCCGCGAAAGGTAAGAGAAATGGTGGAAGAACTGTTCTATCAAGCGGAAGGGAGCGACTGGTTTTGGTGGCTGGGGGAAGATCACCCCTCACCCCAAAAAAGCATTTTCTGGGATCATTTTTGCTCGTTGATCACTCGGATTGGAAGGCTCTTACGGGATGAGCTTTCCTTTGAGGAGGAAAAGATGTGGACTCCAGAGACATAG
- a CDS encoding metallophosphoesterase: MRIVVLSDTHLPERAQDLPKRVYEALEKASFILHAGDFTEWWVIERLKEFGPLKMVRGNMDSREIKEQLPEKEVFELEGVRIGLIHGLGSPAETRRRAKEAFQSENLKLLVYGHTHQPCIEKVDNAVWLNPGSPTDFVFAPFFSFAYLDVRDGKIQQVELVRLD; encoded by the coding sequence GTGAGGATTGTGGTTCTTTCTGATACCCATCTTCCCGAACGAGCTCAGGACCTTCCGAAAAGAGTGTACGAAGCATTAGAAAAAGCTTCCTTTATTCTTCACGCTGGAGATTTTACCGAATGGTGGGTCATAGAAAGACTCAAGGAGTTTGGTCCACTCAAGATGGTTAGAGGCAATATGGATTCTCGCGAAATAAAGGAACAGCTTCCCGAAAAGGAGGTTTTCGAACTGGAGGGAGTTCGTATTGGTCTTATTCATGGCCTTGGGTCTCCGGCGGAGACTCGCCGGAGAGCGAAGGAGGCATTTCAAAGCGAGAATCTGAAACTTCTCGTCTATGGGCATACGCATCAACCCTGTATTGAGAAAGTTGACAACGCGGTATGGTTAAACCCAGGAAGCCCCACTGATTTTGTGTTTGCTCCTTTCTTTTCTTTTGCGTATCTGGATGTTCGAGATGGTAAAATTCAGCAGGTTGAACTAGTACGATTGGACTGA
- the folD gene encoding bifunctional methylenetetrahydrofolate dehydrogenase/methenyltetrahydrofolate cyclohydrolase FolD translates to MTPLIIDGKGIAEKIQEELKSRIAYLSAKDFQPGLAVILVGNNPASQVYVRNKEKACARLGIASFKYHLPGDVRPEEIFDLVERLNHDTRVHGILVQLPLPPQILEKEVLYRVSPDKDVDGFHPYNLGRLMIGDPVFLPCTPWGVQELLLRSQIDVEGRNVVIVGRSNIVGKPLAMILVQKAKGANATVSICHTRTPNLLEYTRRADILVAACGVPEMIKGDMVREGVVVVDVGINKVGDHLVGDVEFESVSHKASFITPVPGGVGPMTIAMLMANTVKAAERFYTKQTGEFCPGA, encoded by the coding sequence ATGACTCCTTTGATTATTGATGGAAAGGGAATTGCCGAGAAAATCCAGGAAGAACTGAAGTCTCGTATTGCTTATCTTTCAGCGAAGGATTTTCAGCCGGGTTTAGCTGTTATTCTGGTGGGCAATAATCCTGCGAGTCAAGTCTATGTACGAAATAAGGAAAAGGCTTGTGCCAGATTGGGAATTGCTTCTTTCAAATATCATTTACCTGGTGACGTCAGACCAGAGGAAATTTTTGACCTGGTGGAACGGTTAAACCACGATACCAGAGTCCACGGGATTCTGGTTCAGTTGCCGCTTCCACCGCAAATCTTGGAGAAGGAAGTGCTGTACCGGGTTTCTCCAGATAAAGATGTTGATGGATTTCACCCGTATAACCTTGGTCGACTCATGATTGGAGACCCGGTATTTCTTCCCTGCACCCCATGGGGCGTGCAGGAGTTACTTCTGCGTTCGCAGATTGACGTGGAGGGAAGGAATGTAGTCATCGTAGGAAGAAGCAACATTGTCGGTAAACCTTTAGCCATGATTTTAGTTCAGAAAGCAAAAGGGGCGAACGCCACGGTTTCCATCTGTCATACTCGAACTCCTAATCTTTTGGAATACACACGCCGGGCTGATATTCTGGTTGCTGCCTGTGGGGTGCCGGAGATGATTAAAGGAGATATGGTCCGGGAAGGAGTAGTGGTTGTGGATGTGGGAATCAATAAGGTTGGAGATCACCTCGTCGGTGATGTAGAGTTTGAGAGTGTTTCCCACAAGGCTTCTTTTATTACCCCTGTTCCAGGTGGGGTCGGTCCCATGACCATCGCTATGCTTATGGCGAACACCGTAAAGGCTGCAGAGCGATTTTATACCAAACAAACTGGGGAATTTTGCCCGGGTGCATAG
- a CDS encoding phosphatase, with protein sequence MVRIWGDLHVHTIASGHGYSTVLENVHVALKKGLKVLGIADHSPSMPGGPSPLYFEARGHFPKEIEGIRVYFGAEVDIVDFDGRLDLDDKVLRKLDFVIVSFHPQVFRGGTREENTEALLRTLENPMVDIVAHPGNPRFPLDYNRVVEETVVRGKIIEVNNSSFSVSRKGSKENCRTIAREVEKRKGWILVSSDAHFCEEVGEFGEALNMLQETGFPRDRILNASYENLIRFLENRERRER encoded by the coding sequence ATGGTCAGAATCTGGGGTGATTTGCATGTTCATACTATCGCCAGTGGCCATGGATACAGCACGGTTCTTGAAAATGTTCATGTCGCTTTGAAAAAAGGTCTTAAGGTTTTGGGAATTGCTGATCACAGTCCCAGCATGCCTGGTGGGCCTTCGCCACTGTACTTTGAGGCGCGAGGCCACTTTCCTAAGGAGATTGAAGGAATTCGAGTTTATTTTGGGGCCGAGGTTGATATTGTTGATTTTGACGGAAGACTTGACCTCGATGATAAAGTGCTACGCAAGCTCGACTTTGTTATCGTCTCTTTTCATCCTCAGGTCTTCCGTGGGGGCACGAGAGAAGAAAATACCGAGGCGTTACTCCGCACACTTGAGAACCCTATGGTTGATATTGTAGCTCATCCTGGAAATCCCCGGTTTCCTCTGGACTATAATAGGGTTGTGGAAGAGACCGTGGTCAGAGGTAAAATAATCGAGGTCAATAACAGTTCTTTTTCAGTGAGCCGAAAGGGAAGTAAAGAAAATTGTCGGACAATTGCCCGGGAAGTTGAAAAGCGAAAAGGATGGATTTTGGTTTCAAGCGATGCTCATTTTTGTGAGGAAGTGGGAGAATTTGGTGAGGCTCTGAATATGCTTCAGGAAACGGGGTTCCCCAGAGACAGAATCCTCAATGCTTCCTACGAGAATTTGATTCGATTCCTTGAGAATCGAGAGAGAAGGGAGAGGTAA
- the cimA gene encoding citramalate synthase: MNSVEIYDTTLRDGSQAEGINFSVYDKVQIAEKLDELGFQYIEGGWPGSNPKDANFFKEIKKVHLKTAKISAFGSTRKAGTKVEEDHNIRLLLEAETPAVTVFGKSWVLHVREALKTTLDENLKMIEDSVSFLTREGREVIFDAEHFFDGFKEDPGYALRTLQVAYEAGSRTLVLCDTNGGTLPFEVEEIFRKVWDFFVSCQDVKLGIHAHNDSGVAVANSLVAVRMGAAHIQGTMNGYGERCGNANLCAIIPNLKLKMNIHPISDENLRKIFDASHFVSEIANMKHDEYQPYVGRSAFAHKGGIHASAILRHPRTYEHVSPELVGNERRILVSDQAGRSNLIYRAGEMGVKLDLRDPRVTTLIQKIKEAENEGYQFEGADASFEILLREALGEMMKFFNLEGFRVIVEKRGEGNTITEATIKVRVDSDVVHTAAEGDGPVHALDNALRKALQKIYPSLEKIRLADYKVRVLSEKEGTAARIRVLIQSTDGEKTWGTVGVSTDIIEASWEALVDSIQYGLWRERKKEKGYE; this comes from the coding sequence ATGAATAGCGTCGAGATTTATGATACCACCTTGAGAGATGGTTCGCAGGCGGAAGGAATTAATTTTTCTGTTTATGATAAAGTGCAGATTGCCGAAAAGCTTGACGAGTTGGGTTTCCAGTATATTGAGGGGGGATGGCCTGGTTCCAATCCCAAGGATGCCAATTTTTTTAAAGAGATCAAAAAGGTACACCTTAAAACGGCAAAAATTAGCGCTTTCGGAAGCACACGAAAAGCGGGAACTAAAGTGGAGGAAGATCACAACATCCGGTTGCTTCTGGAGGCTGAAACTCCAGCGGTGACTGTTTTTGGGAAATCCTGGGTTTTGCATGTACGAGAGGCATTAAAGACCACTCTCGATGAAAATCTCAAAATGATTGAGGATTCGGTATCGTTTCTTACTCGAGAAGGGCGAGAAGTCATTTTTGATGCGGAGCATTTTTTTGATGGCTTTAAAGAGGACCCAGGTTATGCACTTCGAACTTTGCAGGTTGCCTATGAGGCTGGGTCTCGAACTTTGGTGCTTTGCGATACGAACGGGGGGACGCTTCCTTTTGAGGTAGAAGAAATTTTCCGAAAGGTTTGGGATTTCTTTGTTTCTTGTCAAGACGTTAAACTTGGAATTCACGCGCATAACGACAGTGGTGTAGCGGTAGCCAACAGTCTAGTAGCGGTACGAATGGGAGCAGCCCATATCCAGGGCACTATGAACGGATATGGAGAGCGGTGCGGCAATGCGAATCTCTGTGCCATCATACCGAATCTAAAGCTCAAGATGAATATTCACCCTATTTCAGATGAGAACCTCCGGAAAATTTTTGATGCTTCCCATTTTGTAAGTGAGATTGCCAACATGAAGCACGATGAGTATCAACCATATGTGGGTCGAAGTGCATTTGCTCATAAGGGTGGAATTCACGCCAGTGCCATACTTCGCCATCCGAGGACGTATGAGCACGTTTCACCGGAACTGGTGGGTAACGAACGGAGGATTCTCGTCTCTGATCAGGCTGGAAGAAGTAACCTGATTTATCGGGCAGGGGAGATGGGTGTGAAATTGGATCTCCGGGATCCCAGGGTAACGACATTGATTCAAAAAATTAAAGAAGCTGAGAATGAAGGGTATCAGTTTGAAGGAGCAGACGCATCGTTTGAAATTCTCTTACGAGAAGCCCTGGGAGAGATGATGAAATTCTTCAACCTGGAAGGGTTTCGAGTGATTGTGGAAAAGCGGGGCGAAGGAAATACAATAACTGAAGCGACGATTAAAGTGAGAGTGGATAGCGACGTGGTCCATACGGCTGCTGAAGGGGATGGACCGGTGCATGCCCTGGACAACGCGTTAAGGAAGGCTTTGCAAAAGATTTACCCATCTTTGGAGAAAATTCGGCTTGCCGATTACAAGGTGAGGGTTTTATCGGAAAAAGAGGGAACTGCAGCTCGAATTCGAGTACTGATTCAGTCTACCGACGGAGAGAAAACCTGGGGCACGGTGGGTGTTTCGACTGATATCATTGAGGCGAGCTGGGAAGCTCTGGTAGACAGTATCCAGTACGGGTTATGGAGAGAAAGAAAAAAAGAAAAAGGATACGAGTAG
- a CDS encoding HAD-IIA family hydrolase translates to MRDWKNFVLDLDGVLYLLNQPIPGGQEFVDFLRTHRYNVAFLSNNTFLTRKEYVEKLERMGISAFPEEVLTSAFAVAKFLGETRPGARVYVIGEEGLKKELKSCGLHLVSKGEADFVVAGMDRKFNFRKMSRAFRYIQGGAEFIGTNPDPTYPTDNGLLPGAGAIIAGIEVCSGKKARVFGKPSPLILNLLLETRGFRKEETVIVGDRLDTDIALGVGCGVFSVLVLTGVTSREDVEVSQVKPDLVVENLFELRGMLARGEKE, encoded by the coding sequence TTGAGGGACTGGAAAAACTTTGTTCTGGATCTCGATGGAGTACTGTATTTGTTAAATCAGCCTATTCCTGGTGGCCAAGAGTTTGTCGATTTTTTACGAACCCACCGGTATAATGTTGCCTTTCTTTCCAACAATACATTTCTGACACGAAAGGAGTACGTTGAAAAACTTGAGAGGATGGGCATCAGCGCATTTCCCGAAGAGGTCCTGACGTCAGCGTTTGCGGTGGCAAAATTTTTGGGTGAAACTCGACCGGGAGCTCGGGTCTACGTCATTGGTGAAGAGGGACTTAAGAAGGAACTGAAAAGCTGTGGGCTTCATCTTGTGTCAAAAGGGGAAGCCGATTTTGTGGTGGCGGGAATGGATCGAAAATTCAATTTTCGAAAGATGAGTCGGGCATTTCGTTACATTCAAGGGGGTGCTGAGTTTATTGGAACTAATCCTGATCCAACCTACCCCACTGATAATGGACTTTTGCCTGGTGCTGGAGCAATTATTGCCGGCATCGAAGTCTGTTCGGGGAAAAAGGCGCGAGTTTTTGGAAAACCTTCACCGCTAATTCTGAACCTTCTTTTGGAGACGAGAGGTTTCCGAAAAGAAGAAACGGTCATTGTTGGAGACCGTCTGGATACCGATATTGCCCTGGGGGTGGGTTGTGGAGTCTTCTCGGTATTGGTTCTGACCGGTGTCACTTCCCGGGAGGATGTTGAAGTATCCCAGGTAAAGCCAGATCTTGTGGTAGAAAATCTTTTTGAGCTTCGAGGAATGCTGGCAAGGGGTGAAAAGGAATGA
- a CDS encoding dihydrodipicolinate synthase family protein produces MSVVGVREKLSGIFAPIVTPFDEKGEIDFGALKRNIGKMNQTPLRGYFVLGTNGEFRGSGYEEKIEVTKVVMSFRSNKVIIAGASCESTVESVELARELSSLGVDFISLLPPSFFAKRMTDDALFGYFTEVAEHIGTPVLLYNNPSVANNVCLSSSLVTRVSKRPNTPEFLESKIVLRVIMIRILPLHWARIAGFWLVQQISFFPPCFWGLWVGFYLWRMFFLICVVDCFLWL; encoded by the coding sequence ATGAGTGTTGTGGGAGTCAGGGAAAAACTGAGCGGTATTTTTGCTCCCATTGTTACCCCTTTTGATGAAAAAGGGGAAATCGACTTTGGAGCCTTGAAAAGGAATATAGGAAAAATGAACCAGACTCCTCTCAGAGGGTATTTTGTGCTGGGTACCAATGGTGAGTTTCGGGGCTCGGGTTACGAAGAAAAAATCGAAGTAACAAAAGTTGTCATGTCGTTTCGGAGTAATAAAGTCATTATCGCTGGAGCGAGTTGTGAATCTACAGTCGAATCGGTTGAACTTGCTCGGGAACTTTCCTCTCTGGGTGTAGATTTCATTAGCTTGTTGCCTCCTTCCTTTTTTGCTAAAAGAATGACCGACGACGCGCTGTTTGGGTATTTTACAGAAGTTGCCGAGCACATTGGTACTCCGGTTCTTCTTTATAATAACCCTTCGGTAGCTAACAATGTGTGTTTGTCTTCTTCTCTGGTTACTCGAGTAAGTAAACGCCCAAACACCCCAGAATTTTTGGAGTCAAAGATAGTTCTAAGGGTAATTATGATTCGTATATTACCGCTTCACTGGGCGAGGATTGCTGGGTTTTGGCTGGTTCAGCAGATTTCTTTTTTCCCGCCATGCTTTTGGGGACTGTGGGTGGGGTTTTATCTTTGGCGAATGTTTTTCCTGATTTGTGTTGTTGACTGTTTTCTCTGGCTGTAG